TCCCTGCCGCCCTCGAGTGCGCCTACGAGTTCGGTCCTCGTCTCCTTGTTTCTCGCCCTCTCCATGGCCCTACCCAGCATATCCGCGGCCCCCTTCAGATCAGTCCTCTCTTCCAGTGGGCCCCGGATCGTTTCCCTGAGCCACCTCGTGAAGCCCCGGACAGACGCCTCGGACGGCGGGGCACCGCTCTCGGCGAGGCGCTCGCAAATCCCTCGGGCTAGTAGAAGCATAATCTCTTGTGGAGATGGCTGGGGGCTGGGGGGTGATATCCTGATATAAAGAGGGGTCATCGAGGGGCCAGTGTCGTGAACCACCCTCATCAGTTCCACTGTCTTACCCGCGCCCCTCTGGCCCGCGAGCAAGGCCTTCACGGGCCTTTTGTCCATCAGCATCCTTTGGATGAGCTCTAGCGACGCCCCGTTCTCTCTGGCGATGTAGTACTTCAGAAAAGCCTCCTTGTTGCTTAGATCCTCACCGCATGCCTGATAGGCCTCCTGAAGCGTACGTGCGGCCATTTCTCATTCTCCCGGGCGAATGGAAGGCTTTCGGCTCAGATAAAGGTTGCGCGTACTGCGTTCCATTGAAAACCCACTGGAAAAATGTACAAAAAGGGCAGCCTGCGTGACCTGTAAGGGAGGGCGGTCTTGAGGTTGAAGAAGCCCCGGGTCCGGTAAAGTCTCTCCGTGAGCTCGACAGTGCTGTTTCAAATGGCGGCGTGACTTATCACATCTAGCCACAAAAGGCCAGCTGAATGGCTTCTATTGGCCGAGGGAAAGCCCCCCTGCGAGCAGCATTCTGGAGAACGGAGCCCGGAAACAGCCACGGCAGAGAAAAAAACATAATATCTCGAGCGAATAACTGTCTCATGTTCCAGAAGGCCACCGTGGTGATGATAGATAGGGCTAGAAAGATACCGACAGAATTCCAAGGGCTAATTCACCTTCGCTCCGGCATGGAGCACAGGGAGCATGGGGAGGAGGAGCTGGTGGCGATTCTCCACATCGGCAGGGAGAACTGTTATTATGCCATCTTCCTCGACGAGCAAACCGACCTCAGGGTGATCGAACTGAAGCTGAGCAGAATTCACGCCAGACTCACCAAGGAGGCGAGAAGAAAGCTCGAAAGCGCTTTGATGAGTCTCACCTAGTTCTTTCCCGAGCATGCAATTCCCCACCAAAGGAATGCAAGGCGCAAATTCCGCGCTACTGGGGTAGAGAGAATCACTTCAGCGTTTTTTTCGCATCCACCACCTCGGCGTCGTAGACCTCCTCCACTTCGACAACCTCGTGGCCGTAGAGCTCCTCATGCTTTCTCAGGAGCCAATCCCGGAATCGCTCTATTCTGTGGGCGTTCCTCCGCCATTCGTCGTCAAGGCTCTTGAACATACCCATTGCCGTCAGTTTGTATGTGAGCTGTAGCATATGCCCAAAGAATATTTCCTTGACCAGTTTCCTGTCTACTTTGTCTAACGGGCCGCCGGAGTCGATGTAGGCTCTTCCGATGCTGGTATAAATCTCTTTCATGTCCATCTCATATACCAGCCACTCCTTCTCCACGAACTGAATTCCAGTGAAAATCCTCCGGAACTCATCTTTGATTTCCTTTTTTTCCAGGAGCTGCACGAACTCCTCCACAACCAGAGGAATCACCCTCTCTCCGATGTCGACGCCCTCCAGCTTCTTCAGGAGAAGCTTGCCAAGAATCTCATGCGTGGTTTCCTCAATGGGTTTGTAATACAACTTGGTGAGCGTGGCCCCGGTTTCTCTTGCGATAAAATCCATGGCGTCTTTAATTCTCTTCTCCAACTTGATTGCAAAGAGTTTCGCTTCCATCCTTTAATAAATTCAGCTCCATCTATAAAAGGTTGTTGTCGACCCGTTTTACAATCGTTTTATCCAAAAGCCTTTTTATGAATTTTTAGTAAAATTAGAATTCCGGAAGATTTAAATGGGAGGCCTGGGGTTCTCATCCCGAGGGTTCGGTATGAAGCCCAGAATTTCGAAGCGGAGCGCGGCCCTTGCGGCCCTTCTGATGATTGCGAGCGTGCTCGTAGTTCCGACGACAGTCTCAGCAGGACCAGTGGTCGCTATGTCTGTGGCGAACGAGAGCACCCAGACGACCACTCCTGGCGGCTCCGTCACCTACAACATCAGCATCTCAAACACTGGAGATGCGACCGCTCTCGTCAACCTCTCAACTTCCGGCACACCCACGACCTGGAGTTCCCAGCTCTCCTCGAGCCAGGTCTCGGTGTCCGTGGGAAACACTGTCACGGTATATCTGACCGTTGGCGTCTGTGCCACCGCTGTCGCCGA
This genomic stretch from Thermoplasmata archaeon harbors:
- a CDS encoding DUF749 family protein, yielding MFQKATVVMIDRARKIPTEFQGLIHLRSGMEHREHGEEELVAILHIGRENCYYAIFLDEQTDLRVIELKLSRIHARLTKEARRKLESALMSLT